The following proteins come from a genomic window of Eubalaena glacialis isolate mEubGla1 chromosome X, mEubGla1.1.hap2.+ XY, whole genome shotgun sequence:
- the LOC133082487 gene encoding melanoma-associated antigen 10-like: MSELRQPEAGLQAPVEMQLFGAAGEGAASPSSSSSSSYPVLFLEDAESLLQHALHQEVADLVAFLLLKYRTKETTTKAEMLTILNDYQDHFPVVFRRASERTQLILGLDVKEVDPSNHSYVLVPALGLTYDGMLSDGPSMPKPSLLVLLLGLILLEDDFIAPEEEVWGALSKVGVCAGREHYIYGEPRELLTKVWVQEGYVEYRQVPHSDPTLYEFLWGPRAHAEASKWQVLEYLLRATGWDPRSFPSLCAEAVSDEEEGA; this comes from the exons ATGAGTGAGCTGCGCCAGCCTGAGGCAGGCCTTCAGGCCCCAGTGGAGATGCAATTGTTCGGGGCTGCGGGGGAGGGGGCCgcatccccttcctcctcctcctcctcctcttaccCTGTCCTGTTCCTG GAAGATGCCGAGTCCTTGCTCCAACATGCACTACATCAGGAGGTGGCTGACCTGGTGGCATTCCTGCTCCTCAAGTATCGCACAAAGGAGACTACCACAAAGGCAGAAATGCTGACCATCCTCAATGATTACCAGGACCACTTCCCCGTGGTCTTCAGGCGAGCCTCCGAGCGCACGCAGCTGATCCTTGGCCTCGACGTGAAGGAAGTGGACCCCAGCAATCACTCCTATGTCCTCGTCCCCGCCCTGGGCCTCACCTACGATGGGATGCTGAGTGACGGGCCGAGTATGCCCAAGCCCAGCCTCCTGGTGTTGCTCCTGGGCCTGATCCTCCTGGAGGACGACTTTATTGCCCCTGAGGAGGAGGTGTGGGGAGCACTTAGCAAGGTGGGTGTGTGTGCCGGGAGGGAGCACTACATCTACGGGGAGCCCAGGGAGCTCCTCACCAAAGTGTGGGTGCAGGAGGGCTACGTGGAGTATCGGCAGGTGCCCCACAGCGACCCCACCCTTTACGAGTTCCTGTGGGGTCCCCGGGCCCACGCAGAGGCCAGCAAGTGGCAGGTCCTGGAGTATCTGCTCAGGGCCACTGGATGGGATCCCAGGTCCTTCCCATCCCTGTGTGCAGAGGCTGTGAGCGATGAGGAAGAGGGGGCCTGA